The following proteins are co-located in the Desulfobacterales bacterium genome:
- a CDS encoding transposase, which produces MGRSRYKIIEMNRPHFVTCTTIQWLPLFSSPTVVRFLLDSLSFLQDQSRIIIYAYVIMENHIHLILSSGRLNKEIAIFKSYTARQIIDFLEERHASHILKTLQYHKLAHKKDRQYQVWQEGSHPQAIINEEMMLQKIEYIHYNPVKRGYVDAPEHWRYSSARNYAGGEGLLEIARF; this is translated from the coding sequence ATGGGCAGAAGCCGTTACAAAATTATTGAAATGAACAGGCCCCATTTTGTCACCTGTACAACGATCCAATGGCTGCCGTTGTTCAGCAGCCCCACGGTTGTCCGCTTCTTGTTGGATTCCCTTTCATTTTTACAGGACCAGAGCCGGATAATCATCTATGCCTATGTTATTATGGAAAATCATATCCACCTGATCCTGTCTTCCGGCAGATTGAACAAAGAAATTGCTATATTCAAATCCTACACCGCCAGACAGATCATTGATTTTCTGGAGGAAAGACACGCAAGCCACATTCTTAAAACGCTGCAATACCATAAGCTTGCGCATAAAAAGGACCGCCAGTACCAAGTATGGCAGGAAGGCAGTCATCCGCAGGCCATTATAAACGAAGAAATGATGCTTCAAAAAATTGAATACATACATTATAACCCGGTTAAACGCGGGTATGTGGACGCCCCGGAACATTGGAGATATTCGAGCGCGCGCAATTATGCGGGTGGGGAGGGGTTGCTGGAGATTGCGCGTTTTTAG